The Populus trichocarpa isolate Nisqually-1 chromosome 11, P.trichocarpa_v4.1, whole genome shotgun sequence genome has a segment encoding these proteins:
- the LOC7460822 gene encoding beta-glucuronosyltransferase GlcAT14B, with translation MGSLNVEKKWGFPLVISSLICLFLLATCFNMGLVSSLHTINQIFNIFPFRTNQTTQGYAEKKVSLSPSPPLPSKIPRFAYLVSGSKGDLEKLWRTLHSLYHPRNEYVVHLDLESSAEERLELASRVEKHPIFSKVGNVYMISKANMVTYRGPSMVSNTLHACAILLKRSKDWDWFINLSASDYPLVTQDDLIHTFSTVNRNLNFIEHTSQLGWKAEKRAMPLIVDPGLYSTAKADIYGATPQRSLPTAFKLFTGSAWMVLTRSFVEYLIWGWDNLPRTLLMYYTNFVSSPEGYFHTVICNVPEFAQTAVSHDLHYIAWDNPPKQHPHTLTINDTNEMIASGAAFARKFKGDDPVLDKIDKDLLHRKNGSFTPGGWCSGSPKCSEVGNLDNIKPGPGASRLKRLISRVALFTTLKQNQCK, from the exons ATGGGGTCCCTAAACGTGGAGAAGAAATGGGGTTTCCCTCTTGTCATAAGCTCTCTCATATGTCTATTCCTTTTAGCAACTTGTTTCAACATGGGTCTTGTTTCTTCACTGCATACAATCAATCAAATCTTCAACATTTTCCCATTTCGAACCAACCAGACAACTCAAGGTTACGCTGAAAAAAAAGTCTCCCTATCTCCTTCCCCTCCTCTCCCTTCCAAGATCCCTCGATTTGCTTATCTAGTTTCTGGGTCTAAAGGTGATTTGGAAAAGCTCTGGAGAACTCTTCATTCGCTTTACCATCCCCGGAACGAATATGTTGTTCATCTGGACCTTGAGTCCTCTGCAGAGGAAAGATTGGAGCTTGCATCGCGAGTGGAAAAGCATCCGATTTTCTCAAAGGTTGGAAATGTTTATATGATCAGCAAAGCCAATATGGTTACCTATAGAGGACCCTCCATGGTTTCTAATACACTTCATGCTTGTGCAATTCTTCTCAAAAGGAGCAAAGATTGGGATTGGTTTATCAATCTCAGTGCTTCTGATTATCCTCTTGTTACTCAAGACG ATCTTATTCACACATTTTCAACTGTAAACCGAAATCTAAACTTTATTGAGCACACAAGTCAGCTGGGCTGGAAAGC GGAGAAACGAGCAATGCCTTTGATTGTGGACCCTGGTCTTTACTCGACAGCTAAAGCAGATATTTACGGGGCCACGCCACAGAGATCTTTGCCAACAGCATTTAAATTATTCACCG GTTCAGCATGGATGGTTCTCACACGGTCATTTGTTGAATACTTAATTTGGGGTTGGGATAATCTACCACGAACCTTGTTGATGTACTACACAAACTTTGTTTCCTCACCTGAAGGATACTTTCACACAGTAATATGCAATGTACCAGAGTTTGCTCAAACTGCAGTCAGCCATGACTTGCACTACATTGCTTGGGACAATCCTCCCAAGCAGCATCCTCACACCCTCACCATCAATGACACAAACGAGATGATTGCGAGTGGTGCTGCCTTTGCCAGAAAATTCAAAGGAGACGATCCTGTCTTGGATAAGATTGACAAGGATTTACTTCACCGGAAGAATGGGAGCTTCACTCCGGGTGGATGGTGCTCTGGTAGTCCCAAATGTTCTGAGGTCGGGAACCTGGACAATATTAAACCAGGCCCTGGAGCTAGCAGACTGAAACGCCTCATATCTAGGGTAGCTTTGTTTACAACGCTTAAACAAAACCAATGTAAATAG